Genomic window (Nitrospiria bacterium):
TTATTCGATCCGGGCACCTTCCACTGCAGCGGGTCTTGTCTGACCTTCACCGACTCCACGCTCGTGGCTCACCATGTGGCCGGTCTCACGGGGCTTCAGAGCAACAAGCGATACTGGGTTATCAACGAGGCCACCTCCGCGCACGGGACGACCCGGAGCACCTACGCCTATTCATTCAAGACGAAACCGGGCTCCGTCGGATCCATCCCCCCCCGCATTTACCTTTCCGATCCGGAAGGGGGGTCGAACGACCGGGTGATGATCATCGATCCGGTCACGAACACCCAGATCCTTCCTTCCATCGTGGTCACGGGGAATAATCCCACGGAACTGGCGTCGCATCCGGACGCCAGCGCGGTCTATGTGATGGCCGGGAAAAATCTTTCGGTGATCGATGTGCCGACCAACAGCGAATTCGCTTCGCTGTCGGGCGCGGGGGACAGCTCAAACCATCTGGCGGTCTCCTCGGACGGCCACAGACTTTACCTCGTCTATCGGGATTTGTTGAATTCGACGCTGAAGATCAAGGTGTATGACACAACCGATTCCCACAGTCCTTCCTTGGTGACGACCATCTCCGACCCGGTTTTCAACGGTTGCGCCGCTCCTCTGGGAATCGTCGTCAGCCCGGATGGGAGCCAGGTTTATACGGCCTGCCGGCCGACCGTTTCCAGCTCGCCCGATCAGTTCTACATGGTGGACACGGCCTCGAACACGCCCACGATCACGGCGACCTTCACCCGGGATTCGACCAACAATACCTCGATCAATGCGATGGCGATCACGCCGGACGGGAGCGAGGTCTTCGTGGCCCGGGACGACGGGAGCGGGGGAGGCCATGCGACCGTGGAGGTCTTCGACGGGGGGACCGGGTCGAATATCGGATCGATCATACTGCCTGCGAGCGCCCTGCCCCGGGCGGGGGTCGTTTCGCCGGACGGGAGCACGCTCTATGTCGCGGACCAGGTGTTGGGGACGCATATCATCGATGCCGTGGCCAATACGTATGTCTCCACGATGACCATGGCGACGAGCCGGGGGTTTGACATCGGGATCACGCCGGACGGGACCCGCTTGTACACGTCGCTGCTTTTCGACGTCTTCGTCAACGATTCCGACGGCAATCCGGTGACGACCATCACCGGAAGCTTCAACGACGCCATGCAGCTCACGGTCACGCCGGGGATCGCCGCTCCGCCCTCGCCCGACGTGTTGATGACGGATGTCACGCCGAATGCCGCAACGGTATCGGCCGGCGAAACGCTGTCGGTGACGGATTCGGTGAAAAACCAGGGGACGGCCTCGACCGACAGCAGCTTCTTCATCGGCTACAGCCTTTCGCCCAATACGACCTACGGGGACGGGGACGACGTCGCGATCACGACCACGCGGGTCGTCGGCCCGTTGGCGGTGGGGCTGACAGATACGGCGACGACCAGCCTGCTCATTCCCAGCACCACGCCGCCCGGCACCTATCATCTCTGCGCCACGGCCGATTCGACCGCGGCGTTGGCCGAGAGCAACGTGGACAACAATCCCCTCTGCAGCACCGTCACCGTGGACGTGGTTCGTCCGGACCTGGTGATGACGGCCGTGACGCCGAATTCCGGGTCGTTTGTGCCCGGCGGCACTTTGTCGGTGACCGACACGGTCCAGAATCAGGGCGGCGCGCCGACCGTCGGTAACTTCACGATCGCCTACAGCCTTTCGAGCAACACGACGTACGGCGACGGGGACGATGTGGCGATTACGACCACGCGGGTGGTGGGCGTGTTGGCGGCGGGAGCATCGAACACGGCCACGACGAACCTGTTGATTCCAAGTTCCACTCCGCCCGGCACCTACTATGTTTGTGCGAATGCGGACTCGGGCAGTGCGGTGAGCGAGAGCAATGAGACCAACAACAGTCTGTGCAGCACGCTTACGGTGGGTCCCGCCACTCCGGATCTGATCATGTCGGCGGTCTCGACCGCGGCGACCGGAGTGGCTCCGGGCGGAAGCTTCACGCTTTCCAACTCGGCCAAGAACCAGGGAAGCGCCTCGGCGGGGAGCTTTACCATCGCGTTCCACCTGTCGACCAATGCCACGTATGGAGACGGGGATGATGTGACGATCACCGCGACGCGGACAGTGAGTTCGCTGGCGGCCGGGGCCACCAGCACGGCCTCGACCTCGCTCGTGGTGCCGGCCGCGACGCCGCTGGGGACGTATTATGTTTGCGCCACGGCGGACAGTGCGAACAGCGTGTTGGAGGGGGATGAGACGAACAACGCCCGCTGCACCACGACGACGATCCAAGTGACGCGTCCGGATCTGATCATGACGGCCGTGACCCCCAATTCGGGGACGGTGAGCCCCACGGCGACCTTGTCGGTCACCGATTCGGCGAAGAACCAGGGGGCGGTGACCGCCGGCAGCTCCAAGGTGGGCTACAGCCTTTCGACCAACACGACGTACGGGGACGGGGACGACATCGCGATCACGACGACGCGAACGATCAGCACGCTGGCGGCCGGGGCGACGAGCACGGCCACCACGACGCTGGCGATTCCCAACACCACGCCGCCGGGAAATTACTACGTCTGCGCCAAGGCGGATTCGGCCAATACCGTGACGGAGTTGGATGAGACC
Coding sequences:
- a CDS encoding CARDB domain-containing protein, with the protein product LFDPGTFHCSGSCLTFTDSTLVAHHVAGLTGLQSNKRYWVINEATSAHGTTRSTYAYSFKTKPGSVGSIPPRIYLSDPEGGSNDRVMIIDPVTNTQILPSIVVTGNNPTELASHPDASAVYVMAGKNLSVIDVPTNSEFASLSGAGDSSNHLAVSSDGHRLYLVYRDLLNSTLKIKVYDTTDSHSPSLVTTISDPVFNGCAAPLGIVVSPDGSQVYTACRPTVSSSPDQFYMVDTASNTPTITATFTRDSTNNTSINAMAITPDGSEVFVARDDGSGGGHATVEVFDGGTGSNIGSIILPASALPRAGVVSPDGSTLYVADQVLGTHIIDAVANTYVSTMTMATSRGFDIGITPDGTRLYTSLLFDVFVNDSDGNPVTTITGSFNDAMQLTVTPGIAAPPSPDVLMTDVTPNAATVSAGETLSVTDSVKNQGTASTDSSFFIGYSLSPNTTYGDGDDVAITTTRVVGPLAVGLTDTATTSLLIPSTTPPGTYHLCATADSTAALAESNVDNNPLCSTVTVDVVRPDLVMTAVTPNSGSFVPGGTLSVTDTVQNQGGAPTVGNFTIAYSLSSNTTYGDGDDVAITTTRVVGVLAAGASNTATTNLLIPSSTPPGTYYVCANADSGSAVSESNETNNSLCSTLTVGPATPDLIMSAVSTAATGVAPGGSFTLSNSAKNQGSASAGSFTIAFHLSTNATYGDGDDVTITATRTVSSLAAGATSTASTSLVVPAATPLGTYYVCATADSANSVLEGDETNNARCTTTTIQVTRPDLIMTAVTPNSGTVSPTATLSVTDSAKNQGAVTAGSSKVGYSLSTNTTYGDGDDIAITTTRTISTLAAGATSTATTTLAIPNTTPPGNYYVCAKADSANTVTELDETNNTLCSAATVSVPQSDLITSAVSTTATVLAPGGSLTLSNSVQNPGAFPAGSFTIAFSLSTNTTYGDGDDIAFSTTRTVNSLASGATSTATTALTIPTATPLGTYYVCVMADSGNSVTESNESNNSLCTSTTIQVTRPDLVETAVTPNAGTVNQGATLSVSDTVMNQGALSTGAGFRVGFHLSTNTTYGDGDDVTITTARVVGALAAGASSSGTTNLAIAATTPPGVYYVCAMADSLGQVTESNETNNTLCSSTTVTVPPPDLITTAVSTSATTVAKGANFSLSNTVKNQGGSKAGSFAIGFHLSTNTTFGDGDDVAITQTRSVGSLAIGATSAGTTTLTVPGLTPSGTYYVCAMADVNNTVTEGDETNNSLCTISTIIVP